A genomic segment from Solenopsis invicta isolate M01_SB chromosome 5, UNIL_Sinv_3.0, whole genome shotgun sequence encodes:
- the LOC105195267 gene encoding ubinuclein-1 isoform X1: MSEAKRAPLQTLEFPEPLGHATKEKKGNMGKQLAPSFRFALTLPESNEKTCPEFNYAQLLKSAEKKRTKEQKGRDENATNGLDPFDDDDEDKLRDMAKRFEAKYGTSTMGKKRHKYDGYVDLGAGYDENDSFIDNTDAYDEIVPEEMTTAHGGFYINCGALEFRAADRRSLVHNNNNNTNNNNNNNNNNSDDEESSESSEEDTEDVDSPKRIDKRIISSSDDDETEDITGENPRKRRKIEENNEKKINHENSKKRKKPQNYQAQDAQQQNSQQDLDLLRRKEKNETTDAEGGTASEDQEEKKKSDKPEKNKINEKKFDIKKFEKKSANSNGYDAKKIDLKRLDAKDSNIDDAIESVVNAARGIEDESSRDTMDSGKSRVLYVESDGEEMENKEASLPENLPEDIKEIVNKLKLQAENNKDGKSKFFNSAINEVLFTLEKKLRMLNSPSIRLQTYGHLVRFLPCSKITLLSRAKKLYLKDAEHRVNEPMQKLKALIDNVMPSVMDKYMKECQKVADENPQLYWEIYRYCWGFEGSPADAESSDEEDGSSKNTEKPKIPRKRFPWTDEAKKFVLEIANARRHYFKILRTRKESMESFVATFMDANVLPLWPPGYVRLQTLLKYASPIEPAIKKKLKKPKEMVNANNVTTSANTQVCNVVAKNDATNMNNHVPQENERTNMNVSKVQVIGENLTNFASQTSAKSSDVNTERKQHSSKYKDKHIENSAGQEGVVVPNNFTVGKISVVPTAQLMAQKPVKSHVEKFNFMDLTNSSLSITRVDYDKVSTKLTETIKDRVSITACPEPVSHSKTNETPQVGHHSAYRQDTSYSSAQALKLRFLQENTDVKCDKKLDDKDVDAMVNKTDKKEKKRERCVEVKHKSSHDQKKRKKDHKMIEQQTGPINQDVVPMPQQTTLSKEEQEQRQNEETIAATNFLSQIINDDSSPRGVLTDKRKDGFMTDDTLGNAVQPTEQEKDVQMVMRSLKELQELQEMKYSPNNSPVAGSMQKPGKSNAQYVAYQEDYQRLYLKKDDKMRSKEEAQW; this comes from the exons AAAAAGCGAACGAAAGAACAAAAGGGGAGAGATGAGAATGCGACCAATGGACTGGACCCGTTCGACGACGATGATGAGGATAAGCTTAGAGATATGGCGAAACGGTTCGAGGCGAAATAT GGAACATCTACTATGGGAAAGAAAAGGCACAAGTATGACGGTTACGTGGATTTGGGTGCGGGATATGACGAGAACGATTCCTTCATCGACAATACTGATGCT TATGATGAAATTGTACCCGAAGAGATGACCACAGCGCACGGAGGTTTCTATATTAATTGCGGAGCTCTCGAATTCAGAGCAGCCGATAGACGTTCGTTAgtccataataataataataatactaataataataataacaataataataataatagcgaCGATGAGGAGAGTAGTGAAAGTAGCGAAGAGGATACCGAAGATGTAGATAGTCCTAAAAGAATAGATAAACGAATCATTAGCTCCTCGGATGACGATGAGACGGAAGATATTACTGGTGAAAACCCGCGAAAa AGACGGAAAATTGAGGAAAATAACGAGAAGAAAATTAATCACGAAAATAGTAAAAAGAGGAAAAAGCCGCAAAATTATCAGGCACAGGACGCACAACAGCAAAATTCTCAACAAGATTTGGATCTTTTGAGACGAAAGGAAAAGAATGAAACGACAGATGCTGAAGGAGGTACAG CCTCGGAAGAtcaagaggaaaagaaaaagtcTGACAAAccagagaaaaataaaataaatgagaaaaagtTCGATATTAAAAAGTTCGAGAAAAAATCGGCCAATAGTAACGGATACGACGCAAAGAAAATAGATCTAAAAAGACTAGACGCTAAAGACAGCAACATTGACGATGCGATAGAGAGTGTCGTTAATGCGGCTAGAGGAATCGAAGACGAATCGAGTCGCGATACAATGGATTCGGGAAAATCTCGCGTTCTTTACGTTGAATCTGATGGGGAGGAAATGGAAAATAAGGAAGCGTCTTTGCCCGAGAATCTACCTGAggatataaaagaaattgtgaATAAACTAAAGCTCCAAgcagaaaataacaaagatggCAAAAGTAAATTCTTTAATAGCGCAATTAACGAAGTACTCTTTAC tttagaGAAGAAACTGCGAATGTTAAATTCGCCTAGCATAAGATTACAAACTTATGGACATCTAGTGCGGTTTTTACCTTGTAGCAAAATTACTCTTCTCAGCAGGGCTAAGAAGCTTTATTTGAAAGACGCTGAACATAGAGTGAATGAACCAATGCAAAA ATTAAAGGCGCTTATCGATAATGTTATGCCTTCAGTTATGGACAAATATATGAAGGAATGTCAGAAAGTTGCCGATGAAAA tCCTCAATTATACTGGGAGATATATCGGTACTGTTG GGGTTTTGAAGGATCTCCTGCAGATGCAGAGAGCAGTGATGAAGAAGATGGTTCGTCTAAAAACACGGAAAAGCCGAAAATACCACGGAAACGATTTCCATGGACTGACGAAGCAAA GAAATTCGTTCTTGAAATTGCGAACGCCAGGAGACATTACTTCAAAATTCTCAGAACAAGAAAAGAGAGTATGGAATCATTTGTTGCTACTTTCATGGATGCAAATGTCTTACCATTGTGGCCACCCGGATACGTGCGATTGCAAACTTTGCTAAAATATGCTAGTCCAATTGAACCCGC CATTAAAAAGAAGTTGAAGAAACCAAAAGAAATGGTCAATGCAAACAACGTTACCACTTCTGCCAATACTCAAGTTTGTAATGTTGTCGCAAAGAACGATGCAACAAATATGAATAATCACGTGCCTCAGGAAAACGAGAGGACAAACATGAATGTATCCAAAGTACAGGTCATCGgcgaaaatttaacaaattttgcaaGTCAAACGTCGGCGAAGTCTAGTGACGTCAATACTGAACGGAAGCAACACAGTagtaaatataaagataagCATATAGAAAATAGCGCAGGTCAAGAAGGAGTCGTGGTTCCCAATAATTTCACAGTTGGTAAAATTTCTGTAGTACCTACAGCACAACTAATGGCACAAAAACCAGTTAAGAGTCACGTTGAGAAGTTTAACTTTATGGATTTAACAAACAGTTCTCTGTCCATAACACGTGTTGATTACGACAAAGTATCGACAAAGCTAACTGAAACAATAAAGGATAGAGTTTCTATCACGGCATGTCCGGAACCCGTATCTCATTCGAAAACAAATGAAACTCCTCAAGTTGGACATCATTCCGCATATAGACAGGATACTTCCTATTCGTCAGCACAGGCCTTGAAACTCAGGTTCCTGCAGGAAAATACTGATGTTAAATGCGATAAGAAATTGGATGACAAAGATGTCGACGCGATGGTCAACAAGActgataaaaaagagaaaaaacgaGAGCGATGTGTGGAAGTCAAGCATAAATCGTCGCACgatcaaaagaaaagaaaaaaggatcACAAAATGATTGAGCAACAGACAGGGCCTATTAATCAAGACGTAGTGCCTATGCCACAACAAACGACCCTTTCGAAAGAGGAACAGGAGCAAAGGCAAAACGAGGAAACGATTGCCGCGACTAATTTCCTCAGTCAAATTATCAACGATGATTCTTCGCCGCGAGGAGTATTAACTGATAAACGGAAAGACGGTTTTATGACAGATGATACCTTAGGGAATGCGGTACAACCAACAGAACAGGAGAAGGATGTCCAGATGGTAATGAGATCGTTGAAGGAGCTGCAAGAGTTACAAGAAATGAAATATTCCCCTAACAATTCACCGGTCGCCGGTAGTATGCAAAAGCCTGGTAAATCGAACGCGCAGTATGTTGCTTATCAAGAGGATTATCAAAGATTGTATCTCAAAAAGGATGATAAAATGAGGTCTAAGGAAGAAGCGCAATGGTAG
- the LOC105195267 gene encoding ubinuclein-1 isoform X3 yields the protein MSEAKRAPLQTLEFPEPLGHATKEKKGNMGKQLAPSFRFALTLPESNEKTCPEFNYAQLLKSAEKKRTKEQKGRDENATNGLDPFDDDDEDKLRDMAKRFEAKYGTSTMGKKRHKYDGYVDLGAGYDENDSFIDNTDAYDEIVPEEMTTAHGGFYINCGALEFRAADRRSLVHNNNNNTNNNNNNNNNNSDDEESSESSEEDTEDVDSPKRIDKRIISSSDDDETEDITGENPRKRRKIEENNEKKINHENSKKRKKPQNYQAQDAQQQNSQQDLDLLRRKEKNETTDAEGGTASEDQEEKKKSDKPEKNKINEKKFDIKKFEKKSANSNGYDAKKIDLKRLDAKDSNIDDAIESVVNAARGIEDESSRDTMDSGKSRVLYVESDGEEMENKEASLPENLPEDIKEIVNKLKLQAENNKDGKSKFFNSAINEVLFTLEKKLRMLNSPSIRLQTYGHLVRFLPCSKITLLSRAKKLYLKDAEHRVNEPMQKLKALIDNVMPSVMDKYMKECQKVADEKGFEGSPADAESSDEEDGSSKNTEKPKIPRKRFPWTDEAKKFVLEIANARRHYFKILRTRKESMESFVATFMDANVLPLWPPGYVRLQTLLKYASPIEPAIKKKLKKPKEMVNANNVTTSANTQVCNVVAKNDATNMNNHVPQENERTNMNVSKVQVIGENLTNFASQTSAKSSDVNTERKQHSSKYKDKHIENSAGQEGVVVPNNFTVGKISVVPTAQLMAQKPVKSHVEKFNFMDLTNSSLSITRVDYDKVSTKLTETIKDRVSITACPEPVSHSKTNETPQVGHHSAYRQDTSYSSAQALKLRFLQENTDVKCDKKLDDKDVDAMVNKTDKKEKKRERCVEVKHKSSHDQKKRKKDHKMIEQQTGPINQDVVPMPQQTTLSKEEQEQRQNEETIAATNFLSQIINDDSSPRGVLTDKRKDGFMTDDTLGNAVQPTEQEKDVQMVMRSLKELQELQEMKYSPNNSPVAGSMQKPGKSNAQYVAYQEDYQRLYLKKDDKMRSKEEAQW from the exons AAAAAGCGAACGAAAGAACAAAAGGGGAGAGATGAGAATGCGACCAATGGACTGGACCCGTTCGACGACGATGATGAGGATAAGCTTAGAGATATGGCGAAACGGTTCGAGGCGAAATAT GGAACATCTACTATGGGAAAGAAAAGGCACAAGTATGACGGTTACGTGGATTTGGGTGCGGGATATGACGAGAACGATTCCTTCATCGACAATACTGATGCT TATGATGAAATTGTACCCGAAGAGATGACCACAGCGCACGGAGGTTTCTATATTAATTGCGGAGCTCTCGAATTCAGAGCAGCCGATAGACGTTCGTTAgtccataataataataataatactaataataataataacaataataataataatagcgaCGATGAGGAGAGTAGTGAAAGTAGCGAAGAGGATACCGAAGATGTAGATAGTCCTAAAAGAATAGATAAACGAATCATTAGCTCCTCGGATGACGATGAGACGGAAGATATTACTGGTGAAAACCCGCGAAAa AGACGGAAAATTGAGGAAAATAACGAGAAGAAAATTAATCACGAAAATAGTAAAAAGAGGAAAAAGCCGCAAAATTATCAGGCACAGGACGCACAACAGCAAAATTCTCAACAAGATTTGGATCTTTTGAGACGAAAGGAAAAGAATGAAACGACAGATGCTGAAGGAGGTACAG CCTCGGAAGAtcaagaggaaaagaaaaagtcTGACAAAccagagaaaaataaaataaatgagaaaaagtTCGATATTAAAAAGTTCGAGAAAAAATCGGCCAATAGTAACGGATACGACGCAAAGAAAATAGATCTAAAAAGACTAGACGCTAAAGACAGCAACATTGACGATGCGATAGAGAGTGTCGTTAATGCGGCTAGAGGAATCGAAGACGAATCGAGTCGCGATACAATGGATTCGGGAAAATCTCGCGTTCTTTACGTTGAATCTGATGGGGAGGAAATGGAAAATAAGGAAGCGTCTTTGCCCGAGAATCTACCTGAggatataaaagaaattgtgaATAAACTAAAGCTCCAAgcagaaaataacaaagatggCAAAAGTAAATTCTTTAATAGCGCAATTAACGAAGTACTCTTTAC tttagaGAAGAAACTGCGAATGTTAAATTCGCCTAGCATAAGATTACAAACTTATGGACATCTAGTGCGGTTTTTACCTTGTAGCAAAATTACTCTTCTCAGCAGGGCTAAGAAGCTTTATTTGAAAGACGCTGAACATAGAGTGAATGAACCAATGCAAAA ATTAAAGGCGCTTATCGATAATGTTATGCCTTCAGTTATGGACAAATATATGAAGGAATGTCAGAAAGTTGCCGATGAAAA GGGTTTTGAAGGATCTCCTGCAGATGCAGAGAGCAGTGATGAAGAAGATGGTTCGTCTAAAAACACGGAAAAGCCGAAAATACCACGGAAACGATTTCCATGGACTGACGAAGCAAA GAAATTCGTTCTTGAAATTGCGAACGCCAGGAGACATTACTTCAAAATTCTCAGAACAAGAAAAGAGAGTATGGAATCATTTGTTGCTACTTTCATGGATGCAAATGTCTTACCATTGTGGCCACCCGGATACGTGCGATTGCAAACTTTGCTAAAATATGCTAGTCCAATTGAACCCGC CATTAAAAAGAAGTTGAAGAAACCAAAAGAAATGGTCAATGCAAACAACGTTACCACTTCTGCCAATACTCAAGTTTGTAATGTTGTCGCAAAGAACGATGCAACAAATATGAATAATCACGTGCCTCAGGAAAACGAGAGGACAAACATGAATGTATCCAAAGTACAGGTCATCGgcgaaaatttaacaaattttgcaaGTCAAACGTCGGCGAAGTCTAGTGACGTCAATACTGAACGGAAGCAACACAGTagtaaatataaagataagCATATAGAAAATAGCGCAGGTCAAGAAGGAGTCGTGGTTCCCAATAATTTCACAGTTGGTAAAATTTCTGTAGTACCTACAGCACAACTAATGGCACAAAAACCAGTTAAGAGTCACGTTGAGAAGTTTAACTTTATGGATTTAACAAACAGTTCTCTGTCCATAACACGTGTTGATTACGACAAAGTATCGACAAAGCTAACTGAAACAATAAAGGATAGAGTTTCTATCACGGCATGTCCGGAACCCGTATCTCATTCGAAAACAAATGAAACTCCTCAAGTTGGACATCATTCCGCATATAGACAGGATACTTCCTATTCGTCAGCACAGGCCTTGAAACTCAGGTTCCTGCAGGAAAATACTGATGTTAAATGCGATAAGAAATTGGATGACAAAGATGTCGACGCGATGGTCAACAAGActgataaaaaagagaaaaaacgaGAGCGATGTGTGGAAGTCAAGCATAAATCGTCGCACgatcaaaagaaaagaaaaaaggatcACAAAATGATTGAGCAACAGACAGGGCCTATTAATCAAGACGTAGTGCCTATGCCACAACAAACGACCCTTTCGAAAGAGGAACAGGAGCAAAGGCAAAACGAGGAAACGATTGCCGCGACTAATTTCCTCAGTCAAATTATCAACGATGATTCTTCGCCGCGAGGAGTATTAACTGATAAACGGAAAGACGGTTTTATGACAGATGATACCTTAGGGAATGCGGTACAACCAACAGAACAGGAGAAGGATGTCCAGATGGTAATGAGATCGTTGAAGGAGCTGCAAGAGTTACAAGAAATGAAATATTCCCCTAACAATTCACCGGTCGCCGGTAGTATGCAAAAGCCTGGTAAATCGAACGCGCAGTATGTTGCTTATCAAGAGGATTATCAAAGATTGTATCTCAAAAAGGATGATAAAATGAGGTCTAAGGAAGAAGCGCAATGGTAG
- the LOC105195267 gene encoding ubinuclein-2 isoform X2, with translation MSEAKRAPLQTLEFPEPLGHATKEKKGNMGKQLAPSFRFALTLPESNEKTCPEFNYAQLLKSAEKKRTKEQKGRDENATNGLDPFDDDDEDKLRDMAKRFEAKYGTSTMGKKRHKYDGYVDLGAGYDENDSFIDNTDAYDEIVPEEMTTAHGGFYINCGALEFRAADRRSLVHNNNNNTNNNNNNNNNNSDDEESSESSEEDTEDVDSPKRIDKRIISSSDDDETEDITGENPRKRRKIEENNEKKINHENSKKRKKPQNYQAQDAQQQNSQQDLDLLRRKEKNETTDAEGASEDQEEKKKSDKPEKNKINEKKFDIKKFEKKSANSNGYDAKKIDLKRLDAKDSNIDDAIESVVNAARGIEDESSRDTMDSGKSRVLYVESDGEEMENKEASLPENLPEDIKEIVNKLKLQAENNKDGKSKFFNSAINEVLFTLEKKLRMLNSPSIRLQTYGHLVRFLPCSKITLLSRAKKLYLKDAEHRVNEPMQKLKALIDNVMPSVMDKYMKECQKVADENPQLYWEIYRYCWGFEGSPADAESSDEEDGSSKNTEKPKIPRKRFPWTDEAKKFVLEIANARRHYFKILRTRKESMESFVATFMDANVLPLWPPGYVRLQTLLKYASPIEPAIKKKLKKPKEMVNANNVTTSANTQVCNVVAKNDATNMNNHVPQENERTNMNVSKVQVIGENLTNFASQTSAKSSDVNTERKQHSSKYKDKHIENSAGQEGVVVPNNFTVGKISVVPTAQLMAQKPVKSHVEKFNFMDLTNSSLSITRVDYDKVSTKLTETIKDRVSITACPEPVSHSKTNETPQVGHHSAYRQDTSYSSAQALKLRFLQENTDVKCDKKLDDKDVDAMVNKTDKKEKKRERCVEVKHKSSHDQKKRKKDHKMIEQQTGPINQDVVPMPQQTTLSKEEQEQRQNEETIAATNFLSQIINDDSSPRGVLTDKRKDGFMTDDTLGNAVQPTEQEKDVQMVMRSLKELQELQEMKYSPNNSPVAGSMQKPGKSNAQYVAYQEDYQRLYLKKDDKMRSKEEAQW, from the exons AAAAAGCGAACGAAAGAACAAAAGGGGAGAGATGAGAATGCGACCAATGGACTGGACCCGTTCGACGACGATGATGAGGATAAGCTTAGAGATATGGCGAAACGGTTCGAGGCGAAATAT GGAACATCTACTATGGGAAAGAAAAGGCACAAGTATGACGGTTACGTGGATTTGGGTGCGGGATATGACGAGAACGATTCCTTCATCGACAATACTGATGCT TATGATGAAATTGTACCCGAAGAGATGACCACAGCGCACGGAGGTTTCTATATTAATTGCGGAGCTCTCGAATTCAGAGCAGCCGATAGACGTTCGTTAgtccataataataataataatactaataataataataacaataataataataatagcgaCGATGAGGAGAGTAGTGAAAGTAGCGAAGAGGATACCGAAGATGTAGATAGTCCTAAAAGAATAGATAAACGAATCATTAGCTCCTCGGATGACGATGAGACGGAAGATATTACTGGTGAAAACCCGCGAAAa AGACGGAAAATTGAGGAAAATAACGAGAAGAAAATTAATCACGAAAATAGTAAAAAGAGGAAAAAGCCGCAAAATTATCAGGCACAGGACGCACAACAGCAAAATTCTCAACAAGATTTGGATCTTTTGAGACGAAAGGAAAAGAATGAAACGACAGATGCTGAAGGAG CCTCGGAAGAtcaagaggaaaagaaaaagtcTGACAAAccagagaaaaataaaataaatgagaaaaagtTCGATATTAAAAAGTTCGAGAAAAAATCGGCCAATAGTAACGGATACGACGCAAAGAAAATAGATCTAAAAAGACTAGACGCTAAAGACAGCAACATTGACGATGCGATAGAGAGTGTCGTTAATGCGGCTAGAGGAATCGAAGACGAATCGAGTCGCGATACAATGGATTCGGGAAAATCTCGCGTTCTTTACGTTGAATCTGATGGGGAGGAAATGGAAAATAAGGAAGCGTCTTTGCCCGAGAATCTACCTGAggatataaaagaaattgtgaATAAACTAAAGCTCCAAgcagaaaataacaaagatggCAAAAGTAAATTCTTTAATAGCGCAATTAACGAAGTACTCTTTAC tttagaGAAGAAACTGCGAATGTTAAATTCGCCTAGCATAAGATTACAAACTTATGGACATCTAGTGCGGTTTTTACCTTGTAGCAAAATTACTCTTCTCAGCAGGGCTAAGAAGCTTTATTTGAAAGACGCTGAACATAGAGTGAATGAACCAATGCAAAA ATTAAAGGCGCTTATCGATAATGTTATGCCTTCAGTTATGGACAAATATATGAAGGAATGTCAGAAAGTTGCCGATGAAAA tCCTCAATTATACTGGGAGATATATCGGTACTGTTG GGGTTTTGAAGGATCTCCTGCAGATGCAGAGAGCAGTGATGAAGAAGATGGTTCGTCTAAAAACACGGAAAAGCCGAAAATACCACGGAAACGATTTCCATGGACTGACGAAGCAAA GAAATTCGTTCTTGAAATTGCGAACGCCAGGAGACATTACTTCAAAATTCTCAGAACAAGAAAAGAGAGTATGGAATCATTTGTTGCTACTTTCATGGATGCAAATGTCTTACCATTGTGGCCACCCGGATACGTGCGATTGCAAACTTTGCTAAAATATGCTAGTCCAATTGAACCCGC CATTAAAAAGAAGTTGAAGAAACCAAAAGAAATGGTCAATGCAAACAACGTTACCACTTCTGCCAATACTCAAGTTTGTAATGTTGTCGCAAAGAACGATGCAACAAATATGAATAATCACGTGCCTCAGGAAAACGAGAGGACAAACATGAATGTATCCAAAGTACAGGTCATCGgcgaaaatttaacaaattttgcaaGTCAAACGTCGGCGAAGTCTAGTGACGTCAATACTGAACGGAAGCAACACAGTagtaaatataaagataagCATATAGAAAATAGCGCAGGTCAAGAAGGAGTCGTGGTTCCCAATAATTTCACAGTTGGTAAAATTTCTGTAGTACCTACAGCACAACTAATGGCACAAAAACCAGTTAAGAGTCACGTTGAGAAGTTTAACTTTATGGATTTAACAAACAGTTCTCTGTCCATAACACGTGTTGATTACGACAAAGTATCGACAAAGCTAACTGAAACAATAAAGGATAGAGTTTCTATCACGGCATGTCCGGAACCCGTATCTCATTCGAAAACAAATGAAACTCCTCAAGTTGGACATCATTCCGCATATAGACAGGATACTTCCTATTCGTCAGCACAGGCCTTGAAACTCAGGTTCCTGCAGGAAAATACTGATGTTAAATGCGATAAGAAATTGGATGACAAAGATGTCGACGCGATGGTCAACAAGActgataaaaaagagaaaaaacgaGAGCGATGTGTGGAAGTCAAGCATAAATCGTCGCACgatcaaaagaaaagaaaaaaggatcACAAAATGATTGAGCAACAGACAGGGCCTATTAATCAAGACGTAGTGCCTATGCCACAACAAACGACCCTTTCGAAAGAGGAACAGGAGCAAAGGCAAAACGAGGAAACGATTGCCGCGACTAATTTCCTCAGTCAAATTATCAACGATGATTCTTCGCCGCGAGGAGTATTAACTGATAAACGGAAAGACGGTTTTATGACAGATGATACCTTAGGGAATGCGGTACAACCAACAGAACAGGAGAAGGATGTCCAGATGGTAATGAGATCGTTGAAGGAGCTGCAAGAGTTACAAGAAATGAAATATTCCCCTAACAATTCACCGGTCGCCGGTAGTATGCAAAAGCCTGGTAAATCGAACGCGCAGTATGTTGCTTATCAAGAGGATTATCAAAGATTGTATCTCAAAAAGGATGATAAAATGAGGTCTAAGGAAGAAGCGCAATGGTAG